Within Rhododendron vialii isolate Sample 1 chromosome 12a, ASM3025357v1, the genomic segment tgcTCGTTTGAACTGGTGAAATAATTCCTAATTACGTCTGGTACTAAATACTTATCATTCTCAGAGAGACACTAGGAAACAAGGAAACTGTGTTTGCCCTCGCAACCTTTCCTGCTTCAAACTTCACATCATTAAGCTTCTCCTGGCACCATTTGAGTTGAGAAGTGGAAATCATCGACATTTTGACCACCCTTGACACATAGCTCCTTCTTcagaaaaaaaaagccatttctTGCATTTAGTATATTATGTTGATCAAATCCTAAATCACGATGAAAAGTTTATGATGAAACTAAAAATGCATAAAATTCAGAGTTCTCCAAATTTCAGCAACTGATATTTGAATGTGATCTTTGCTATGCAGATACGTAACTGGAATTACCTTTCGGAGCGTCTTAGTAAGATTTGCTAGGAGCTCCAGGTCTCAAGGGTCTTCTACCGGAGGATAAGTCCACATGAATTTACTCATTTTCCACCACGGTTTCTTTTGGTCTGTTTTTATGTACATCCAAAAGGCCTTTATGCATTTCTCTATGCCCTGCAACACCTCTGTTACCCTCATGGCTTCTCCCTTAGTTTCATTATCTTCTCTTTCCTCCGTATAACCTGGACATTGGAGGACAATGGAAATATCAAAAAATGCTTACTGTCTTGCAAATATCATTCATTTGTGCATAGGACTGTAGTATATTTCATTCCATGGAGCAGTCCAACACGCGTTTTAGGAGAAGGCATGCATTTCTTACTAATATATAATGATTGCGTATCTTTCTCATCGTGATGAAGTTTTAGAATTTGTTATATAATAAGGTTCATCACATTTTAAAGTTATGTATCTTTTCAAATCTCAATCAGCAAAATTTAGATACCCTTCTCAAATAAACaactatttttctcttttaaaaaggaaaacacaTGTTGAAGTTAGTATTTGATATATATGTTGGAGATGGATAAATGGATAGCACTAAGCATTGATTTGCCAACTTgattaataaacatatgttcCTGTGAAAGGTACCTGAAACCTGAGGAACTTGGAGTAGACTCCTGAAAGTTAACCTTCTTTGAACATAATTCCAGTACCTTTTGCCCTCGCACCTTTCATCTTCCGTAAATCTCTCTAGAAgtatttgaaacttttgaaatcTCCAGACGACATTATTGTAAAAATCGCCATTTTTAGAGTTTGAACGTAAGAGAGCCTCAACTTTTCGGTACTGGTAATGGAGTACTTCCCAGGATAAGCATGATTGAGCCACATAAACCAATTCGCAGTCACTTTCTAAGCTTCTTATTAGCCTTCTTCTAGCCATCTTGCTCCATGAAATCTGTGGAATGGAGAATTCCACAGGCTTTTTATATCCTCAAATGAACTAAGAGAAGCCAATTGCTTGTTCAAGATTGCACCTGCATACAAAATAGCCAGTCAATATGCCACTAACGAAACAAGAAGATAATAGCATGCTCTGAATTCACCTCATATGCCTCCTGCTTCTGCAACTAATTTTTCATATCGTTGTAAATGTATTCTCAAATATTAACGTTCTGTTTGTAAATCAGTTTATGATTATGAGTATCTACTTATTCCACATGTTCTATCATGATTACGCAAATCAAACCATCTCATACTTTCAGTGTATTTCTGATAGATTGAATCTACGTCGGCCTCCATGGTTTGATTGATCAACTCTCCCTCAACGATTGGTGGTGCATTAGAGCTACACAATGATGTCAAAGTTCCATTAATTTCATCATCTTGGGGAGGTGAAATGGAGCTGCTCTCAGAAGGCATATACACCTCCAAGCTTCTGTCTTCATCGATAAGCAGACGGGGTTCTCTTATAATCGACTCCACTAGTAGTGAGCTGTCACTGCAATCAGTGTCTGCTTCAACCTCTTCCGTGTGTAGTGCATATACTTCAGCTTCATTTTTATTGGATACTGCATAGCAAGAGGAATACGAATCTGCCATCTGATTTTTAATAGTAGCACTTGGAATTTCGTGCTCCTCCGCCTCATTTGCAAACTCATCATTGGCGATTCTAATGAATGGGAAAACAGAGAGGATACTAGGAAACACCCTGCAAATTTTAGACGCTACAAAATCGCTAGTGAGACAAGGAGGGGAAGCCATCTTTGTAGTAAGACAAGGAGGGGAAGCCATCTTTGTAGTAGTTTTATCCAAAGGGAAATCTGAAAGAGAAAGAGCAATAGCGGGTGGATGTAGAAGCTGAGATAAAACAACTTCAGAAATCCATCTGGGAAGAGGATAGATTCAAGGATAAACCAACAAGACGTGAGGAAAGCCATCCTCCTAACATAACCCTCCGTGGCTTGAACTAACCTATTATTTGGGAGTTTTAGCATTCtacttttttttggattggcCAAGTTAGTTTCCGGGAGCGTATAAACACAGATTTATCCAGAGATGTTCGATCAAAACTAGCAGGGTGGTTAGCCAATTGATACATTAACTAATGACATGCACAATAGGTCTTATATAATCACTGGAAACAATAGTTTGTTGGTGAGTCTTGGATATGTTTTAATAAGGATTATGGCTTACCTTCCAAGACAGACAAAACTTGGATTACAACAAAAAGTATTACATCGCTCTCTCGATGTCCAAATTTTGGTTAATTTTCTGAATAATTGATACCTGTTTGGTTACCTCTCATCCCACAATCAGGATATGGACATATAATTGTCAAAAATAAATATCAGCCAAACGGTACATCGTTTACTTATGAGAGGTGATAAACATATATTAACTTTGTTCTGTTTTGAATCTTGTGGTGGAATTAAGTTGTTTTGGTCATGACCAAAAAGAGTTAGCAGGGCAGTTGAAGGAGCGTTAGGACAGCAAATTTTAGCAGATTGGGTTCTGTGTGAGCGATGAATTACTTATTTCATTTCTTCACCCATACAACACAAACAGTACCATAAAACAAAAGGATAGAGACTGACACGTACCAATCAACTTGGAAATTGACTCTCAATGTCTTGGTCTTGCTCCCATACATACATCCGTCGTCATCCTCCGAAGCCGTCTTTTAGTCCTCCAGTACTGCTACACTTTGCTAAACTGGCTACCAAAATTTACACATGTATCATCAGACAATTTTCAATACCTATCGTTTTGTCTCCAATTTTTTGCCCGCTATATTCACAGACTGCTACGGCTAATTCaggaaataattttcaaaaaaccatGATCTCTATACTTGGTATCCGCTACGTATTATTCGCTACTCCCACTATCGTTATTTAAAACCTGGGTCCACCAGTTTGATAATCAAGTATTGTTAATAAGGGTATTACTACATGCCCACATTTGGGTTAATCATCTCTTGAAACctattttcataaattttgcTATTTCCAAGTACAAGGTAGCCGGGAAAGGAAGGGAATAGCACAACAATACAAGTGATCAGTCATGTGACCGTTACCCTGTACGGTAATTAACCGCTAATAACTGCCacttcaaattcaaatcaacaacgaatCAAACCTTATAAATAACACaacccaaaatcaaaaaatgttcCACCAATCTTCATATTCTACAACGCAATGGAACAAACCAGAGGAGAAGAAATCGGAATCAAAATCTACAACGCCACCCCTCCAAACGAAGAaatccccaccaccaccgcggCCTCTGCGGCCGCAGACGGCGGCCGTAAACGCCGCGCCGTCATGGCGAAGGGCGTCCAAAAGACCCTCTCCAAGACCTCACTCCTCGCCAACTTCCTCCCCACCGGCACCCTCCTCACCTTCGAGACCCTCGTCCCCACCGTCTACCGTGGCGGCGGCACCTGCACCCACGTCACCACCCTCATGATCGCCGCCCTGCTCTCCCTGTGCGCGCTCTCCTGCTTCTTCTTCCACTTCACGGACAGCTTCCGCGGGCCAGATGGGCGGGTCTACTACGGGTTCGTCACACCCAACGGGCTGGCCGTGTTCAAGCCCGGTATCGAAGTGCAAGTTCCTAAAGAGGAAAGGTACAGGCTTGGGCTTTCGGATTTCGTCCATGCCTGTATGTCGGCCCTGGTGTTCCTGGCCATAGCGTTTTCGGACCGCCGGGTCACGGGCTGTTTGTTCCCGGGTCATGAGAAGGAGATGGATGAGGTTATGGAAGGGTTTCCTTTGATGGTAGGGATTGTTTGTAGTGGTTTGTTTCTTGTGTTTCCTAATACTAGGTATGGTATTGGGTGCATGGCTACGTGATACTCCACGGTTCCAAATAAATATCCAGTCTGCAAATCTAGCCTCTAAAAAGATgtgtattttttgttaaaaattcaCACTTTTTTCACAACTTAATGAAACTCATTGATATCCATTGATTtgtggaaaaaatttaaatttttaacgaaaaaatATATCTTTTTAGATGCCTAGGTGTGCGGttcggacatttatttagggatggagggaATAATTGTGTTGGTTTATTTTCGTCGTAACTACAATGTTATAATAGTTCAACTTTAATGCGGTGTGAGTCATATTCAAAATGAATCTGGCCTGCatacgagttttttttttaggtgccatttttttgttgtagtagAATAGACCTTTTGAGACATGAAGGCATTGATGAGAaacgaattttattttttattttctgacTAATTGTGGAGTTGTATATTGGATGCATGGCAATTTAGAATCGTGTCGAATTCTCTGTTGTAACTGCAAATATCTGTGTTCAATTGTGGTGTACTGTGGCTCATGTCCAATGAATCCGACATGCATATTATCTGGCAAACCTTTTAGGTAGGCATCGGTTGTATAGAATTTGATACATGAATTTAATTACCTTCATAATGTATGGCtaattttggagtttttttttcatgttccCGGTATGCCATTTTATTCTCCATATCAATCGCGGTTCTTTTGGATGAGAGGGAATATTGATTTTCTTCTTAGTAGCGATGCCCTAAAAAATCATTAGGGCTATTGAAACAGAAGATGTTATACACAtgtagttagagaaacctacaCCAACATGAATTTCACAGTGGGTTCCAAACACAAAATCTCAACCCGGCCAAATACATCTAGTAGACATGGCGAATCAAGTGAAGCGGCTACGTGTCGGTTTGGCCCGGGGTTTCACTAGTTCTGACCCAAACCCTAAATTAATTGGCAACCAAAACTTAAATCATGGTTAAAAATTGGGTAATGACCGTCCGGATCAGTTCGGATCGGTTTGGGTATCAATCGTTCGGAATAGGTAGCGAATTTGCCACAGCCGGAAAAAGAAACGGAAATACTAGGGGCTATGAGTTAAAAGCTACGAAAGGGTCACGAAGCCACGCTGGCTTATGTTACATGGGTCTAGGGCCATTATTAGTACTGAAGCTGAAGgctaaagaaacaaaacaaaacaaaacaaaaaaagtaaaaatgaacacaggggaaagagagaaaaacaaaaaaggaatctCTCTCCTTCAAAATTCCAAGACTTTTAATCACAACTTCAAGATTTTTGCGGTATGATCAAATGATATATCACCGAATCACATTCTTaacttttttctcttctcaagGATTAATTTCGGTTAGGTAGAAGGGTTAACTTCCGTAAACTAGGATTTTAAGAAGAAAGGAAGTCTGTGGTTAACGAAACCGTCACGAAAGGGTTTCCTGCAGCATTCAAGCTCGGCTACGAGGCTGGTTCTGAGCCCTTGCAGGGGTGTTGCATGTGGAGCCCGACTCTAAGTTCACGGCCAAGATTCCAGAGACCCTAGGGCCCGAGGTTCCTTTGCCGTATTCCCCTTCTGAATGCAGGCCCGAGGTTCCTTTGCCGTATTCCCCGGCCCTTCTGAATGCGAGCCAGTAAGACGAGGCTTCTGCCGAGCCGCAGGGCCACGATGAAATGCAGATCGATCCCTGACCTTCCTCTCAATAAAACTTGCACTTTTGGATGATTTCAAATTTGGATTGGACGGCTCCAAACAGTAAGAGTTCGCCgtggtgtattttttttatgtgtccTGGCGCCAAACATTAGGCCTAAGCCAGGTCACGGTTGTAACAGTTTGTGGGGGATTGCACCGAACGGTCTAACACCCCCGCCCCAGTAGGATTTCACAACACTCTGCTTTCAATGGCGTGGGTTTGGGTTAAAAAGATGAGTGACTCGTTTTTTGTCcttatacaaattttttttgcatttgtttgttttgcatcaaacttttttgacttattgattcatctcgacgagaagaatcgaaaaagtaaaaaaaaatttgattgaaactcataattttttgaataaagacaaaaataagtcaataagtcagatttttttacttattcttgtctttttgaaaaaaattatgagtttcgatcaaatttttttatttttctcattcctctcgccaagacgaatcaataaatcacaaaagtttgacgcaaaactaacaaatgcaatttttttttgaataaagacaaaaaaagagaggttactattccacttttaaagccaaatgagGCCTTAGTTTTCTTGCACATGAGTGGTTTTCATGccttagtatttttttgttttgtatgtaTTGCTTGTTATGTACTTGCTGTTTATTATGATAGCTAGCCCCTACTTTGATTAAGGGCTCGACCAAAAATGCTAGTCCTTAGCCAAAGTTAGAAAAGAAGTAGTGGACTTCTAGCAAGTTGTGGTTTACTCAGCTGTAGTGCGAGTTTAACTGAGCGTCAAACCAATCATAGTGTTTGTACGTACTTAGTGTAGATTCAAACTTCGAACTGTTCGATCTGTGCCGAAGCTTAAGCCCCAACCGTAGTGTGGGATGTTAACTCGGCAGGACCCTATGCCCTCGGGGTGCTTAGGAGCCTCAAAATGGCCGAAGCGATTACGCAAGCGCCGTTGTACGGGTGTGGCAGAAGTTATCGTTGTGAAGGTCGGCTAGCGCCGATTATACAATGTACGTTTAATAATACTGCAGGCACcagttaaaaaataaattaaggtCTGGGAGCTTGAACAGGTCACCTGATTGCCATTTTATGTCTTTTATCCGTGTTGGTGAGAGACAACTTCTAACTTCACTTTCATCCAAGCAAAACATCTATTACCGGTTGCATCAAACACTGATAGCTAAGTTGGTCCGTCGTGCAAAATTTCTGGTTAGACCTCAGCCTGAAATACCGTCGTACAAAACAGCTCCACCAATGTGTATAAAGTGTTTGTGTAAGTGTATGGTTTTGTCATTTTCGCAAGAATGAGGGTGTCTAACAACGTACATACGTACAGAAGGTCAAGTTCAAATGTAATGGAGTGGGAAATTAAGATCGTAATATACCACCATGGCACCACGCTCCAGTGCTCACCACAGCCCACTGCACTACGTTGACATTAACCCGATGACAGCCCCTTTATCTGCTTATGGATCCACTCACTTTCTCAAGTATTCGATAGTCGATACCAATAATATCATCACGAATTTTAATCCATAATATCTGACTCCATACTCGTGTTCCGCATTCGATCCCATAATAAACATGGTGGCACCGTGGCAAGTTTTAATACCAAATGAACAACCCATGTAGAATTCACTCTCGGAAACCACCTTTGCAGGAGGAGTTTGCTTAGGAGCTTGATTACATACAAAAGGTCAACTCCATGCTCAGTTGATGTGGGAGATTAAGATATTGGTACTAGCTATTAGTTAGGCATCTGCATGGAACTTCCTCGTGATTACCACGAGAGTCAAAGCTAAGATTTCACCACGTACGATTAGTGTTGGGTTTTTCGCCCATGAAAATAGGCCcaagtgttttgtttttggaagacCAATATTACTAGGTTTTTATTAGGAACAAAAAGgggtttttgtgtattttcgGTAGATGGTTCCAAAACttgtgagagagaagaaaaaaagaaacagagaggTGCACCGTGTGTGACTGTGTGTTGGTGTTCTCGGTGGAAAAGGGAAAGTTATAGGGCAGCCATTGGTCCTCTTAACTGAAGCATATGTGTGGCAGCTTGTTGACGAcatttggggctgttttgatctCAGTTTCGGGCTTTCATTTCCAGCCGTGTTGGAGAGTATTTGGTAAGATCTTTCTACTTTAGTTGTAGGTTGTTGGATAGGGTGTTCGTGAGATCTTTGATCTCTTTGTAAACCCTTGTAAACTTTTGGTGATAGTGGAAATTGCTTTCTCTTTCCCGTGGACGTACTCGagtttggagaaccacgtaatAATGTTGTTCTCGTTGTGCCTTGTTTATTGCGTATTTAATTTTTCGATTACGCTTTCGTTTGTGGGTGGGATTGATTAGGGAAATCCCAACAAAGCACAGAAGAAAATGTTtaacgcccccccccccccccccccaaagcaGTTACGCGGACTTGAACTCAAGCATCGGGCAACAAATAGATCCAACCAACCACTCAGTCATTATTATTATCGGAAACAAATAGATCCGAAACGAACtgtactaattttttaaataccACACAAACGTGTGATATCTACCATGTATATGAGCAACTGGGATACAGTATATATTAAAAGCATTGGCTTGTCAATTGTCACCGTATTCCTTGTTGTAGCAAGATGTAAAGGATGAGTTGTACCCATCAACAATTCAATGCATATATGCGGTTGCCGTTAGGACATACCAATAACGCAAAGAAGAAGATTTGCGAAGGTAACGGGTCATCTAAGAACTACTCCCCACCACATCCCCAACCAGACAACCTGTATCGGAAGACAGGGTCCAGACGTGGCCTAGCGAGATATATACCCCCCCATGATTACAAAAATTGAATATGATGAATTTGGACCATTCTATATCCATAGTTTtggaccattttttttatttatttttttaagcaaaattTTTTGGGACCATTCTCACAAGGCTGAGTTTAAATGCTGCTTAAATACATTCTACGTCAGTCACCATTTGGTGGGTTGGTGGTGGGTGGTACTCATTAAGCCCATTTAAGAAGGAGAAGATAGAAAACAGACTTTTAGTCAGGAGtgcaaaaaaatagtttttgtgtATCCGAGCCCACACTGTGATTTGTGATGAATTTGCTCACCTGCTGATGAATGTGAATATTGGATGAGATTGCGGACTCCGTAATACTATACGCCATCCATATTAGATTAGGCCTATCAATAACCGGATTCAATCCGAATCCTAAAAAGCTCAAATCCAATCCAAATTCCAATCCGAAAAATTGGGTATCCAAACCGAAAATCCAATTCCAATCTGAATTCTATATAATTATGGAGTACTTAAGTTCATAGTTATACTCTATGAGAAAAAGAGAGGTAATGTTAgtgggtgaacaaaatcagACAGTCAAGCTCATGAGTCGACGTAGTGACGCCATAAATAACAACATCAAGAGAGCTGGCTCAAAATTGAAGGGCTAGTTAGCCACGAAAGCGACAATTTGAATTTACCTTCTCATCTTAGAGCATATGCACCAATGAAAATGTATTTCACCTTCTCAACAgtacatttttttcattttacctactcaaatcTCTCTCAATCCCACACCAATACTCTATACTTTACCTATCATTTattaaaatactactccctccgtctcggtttgtttgtcccctttttgagagcgtttgacctctcaaagaattatctataattttcaattcataatatttttaatatgcaatatgaatcttgtttgatagatttcaattagttttattatacaaaatcttcaaaatcataaaaaatattataaaatgtatgatataagtatatttttgaaatacacgaatttcgataatagaacaaacaaattgggacggagggagtatttttttttggagagagagagagggaggatgaggagagagagagagagagagagagagagagattaattgTTTAAAAATGACACATGAACAGTGCATAGGTATTAATAGCTATCCATTTCTTCAAATCTATTTTACCTTCTCCTTTAGCTCATCTGCTGCAAGtgactttttgtgtttttattaggTAAAAGAGCTAAAAAACGCATGATGCCTGAtttggtaaacttgctcttagatACTCGGAATAGAGTACTGTATTATTAGTTGTCAAAAGTGACACTTTCTTAATTATGGGTAGAAATGTGCTTTAAATTAAAGTTGGGCGCTGCTATTtgcagccttttattttctcctatagcccactacatttcggtaaatggttgttgaaaatcatacataacatttcggtaaatagttgttgaaaataagattatatttcggtaactacctatcgaaaatatgttcaactttcggtaaacaactaccgaacatacatttttggtaaatagctgttgaaaaaaatattgtattttggtaattagatgctgaaaatatatctcaatttcggtaactaactgtcgagtataattgaaaatttttaacgaattatggaaaaaaataaaaggatggCGAATAGCGGCATCCTTAAAGTTAATGTCCTCACCTGCAATGTCCTGTCTTGTCTTTTAAGAGCTATTGTTTTCGAGTCCTGCTATTAGTACAAACGAAAAGGTGTACATACGTTGTACATCGTCCCATGGAACCCACTACAGATCTCACACGAATGATCCGGTCcgttgataaattttaaaatattgttttgcgtgcctttgcaaaaaatcaactcaattgaatATGTGTAAATACTTGATCCGAtcttctaacttttcattcagaagtTAGACAATAAAAAGttagaagattggatcaagtacttacacatattcaattaaactgattttttgcaaaagcactcaaaaaaatattttaaaatttatcaacgaaccgaatcatttgtgtgggacctgtagtgggccccacacggcAATGTACACCGTATTTACACTCTTTCATATGTACTCTTAGCATTTCTGATTGTTTTCGGACATCTCTTTCTTTCAGTtaaaaccatatatatatatatatatatatatata encodes:
- the LOC131311123 gene encoding uncharacterized protein LOC131311123 — encoded protein: MARRRLIRSLESDCELVYVAQSCLSWEVLHYQYRKVEALLRSNSKNGDFYNNVVWRFQKFQILLERFTEDERCEGKRYWNYVQRRLTFRSLLQVPQVSGYTEEREDNETKGEAMRVTEVLQGIEKCIKAFWMYIKTDQKKPWWKMSKFMWTYPPVEDP
- the LOC131311021 gene encoding protein DMP9-like; translation: MEQTRGEEIGIKIYNATPPNEEIPTTTAASAAADGGRKRRAVMAKGVQKTLSKTSLLANFLPTGTLLTFETLVPTVYRGGGTCTHVTTLMIAALLSLCALSCFFFHFTDSFRGPDGRVYYGFVTPNGLAVFKPGIEVQVPKEERYRLGLSDFVHACMSALVFLAIAFSDRRVTGCLFPGHEKEMDEVMEGFPLMVGIVCSGLFLVFPNTRYGIGCMAT